One Streptomyces sp. SAI-135 DNA segment encodes these proteins:
- the pheA gene encoding prephenate dehydratase has translation MPASYAYLGPEGTFTEVALRTLPEAATRQLIPYVSVQSALDAVRAGEAEAAFVPIENSVEGGITTTLDELVAGAPLMIYREVLLSITFALLVRPGTRLTDIKTVSAHPAAQPQVRNWLKKHLPDAHWESAASNADAARLVQEGQYDAAFAGEFAAARYGLEALETGIHDAENAQTRFVLVGRPARPAAPTGADKTSVVLWQRDDHPGGLRDLLGEFATRGINLMLLQSRPTGAGIGNYCFCIDAEGHITDRRVAEALMGLKRICREVRFLGSYPRADKDPADLRAPLAGTSDEEFMAASDWVARCQDGRF, from the coding sequence ATGCCAGCGAGCTATGCGTATCTCGGCCCTGAGGGGACCTTCACCGAAGTCGCGCTGCGAACGCTTCCCGAGGCGGCGACCCGCCAACTGATCCCGTACGTGTCGGTGCAGTCGGCACTGGACGCGGTGCGCGCGGGTGAGGCCGAGGCCGCGTTCGTGCCGATCGAGAACTCCGTCGAGGGCGGCATCACCACCACCCTCGACGAGCTGGTCGCGGGCGCCCCGCTGATGATCTACCGCGAGGTGCTGCTGTCGATCACCTTCGCACTGCTGGTCAGGCCGGGCACCCGGCTCACGGACATCAAGACGGTCTCCGCTCACCCGGCCGCCCAGCCGCAGGTGCGCAACTGGCTGAAGAAGCACCTGCCGGACGCCCACTGGGAGTCGGCCGCCTCGAACGCGGACGCGGCCCGGCTGGTCCAGGAGGGCCAGTACGACGCGGCCTTCGCCGGCGAGTTCGCGGCCGCCCGGTACGGCCTGGAGGCGCTGGAGACCGGGATCCACGACGCCGAGAACGCGCAGACGCGGTTCGTGCTGGTCGGCCGCCCCGCCCGGCCCGCCGCACCGACCGGGGCCGACAAGACCTCCGTCGTGCTGTGGCAGCGCGACGACCACCCCGGCGGACTGCGCGACCTGCTCGGCGAGTTCGCCACCCGCGGCATCAACCTGATGCTGCTCCAGTCCCGGCCCACGGGCGCCGGTATCGGCAACTACTGCTTCTGCATCGACGCCGAGGGCCACATCACCGACCGCCGGGTGGCGGAGGCGCTGATGGGGCTGAAGCGGATCTGCCGCGAGGTGCGTTTCCTGGGTTCGTACCCGCGTGCGGACAAGGACCCCGCGGACCTGCGGGCACCGCTGGCCGGCACCTCGGACGAGGAGTTCATGGCGGCCTCGGACTGGGTGGCCCGGTGCCAGGACGGCCGCTTCTAG
- the efeB gene encoding iron uptake transporter deferrochelatase/peroxidase subunit, with protein sequence MAEQSPPVVAEGASAPESPAAGQGISRRALLGTAGATGLVLGAAGGAVGYAAQPAAATPLTSVGSDEVMFHGKHQPGITEGLQARGHLVAFDLAAGAGRKEAAALLRRWSQTAKRLMAGEPSGSDDTDVARDAGPSSLTLTFGFGHSFFSRTGLEKQRPVALDPLPDFSSDQLDKARSNGDLWVQIGADDALVAFHALRAVQKDAGGAARVRWQMNGFNRTPGATAHPMTARNLMGQLDGTRNPKPDESDFDQRVFVPESGTPAWMANGSYAVVRRIRMLLDDWEKLSLGTQEAVIGRRKANGAALSGGTETTAMDLEKTDAKGELLVPLNAHARITRPDQNGGAAILRRPFSYHDGIDADGTPDAGLLFVCWQADPLRGFVPLQRKLDRGDALSQYIRHESSGLFAVPGGAAEGEYVGQRLLEG encoded by the coding sequence ATGGCTGAACAGTCCCCTCCCGTCGTCGCCGAAGGCGCCTCCGCCCCTGAGAGTCCCGCTGCGGGGCAGGGCATCTCACGCCGTGCCCTGCTCGGCACCGCAGGTGCCACCGGACTCGTCCTCGGAGCGGCCGGCGGGGCCGTGGGCTACGCCGCCCAACCCGCCGCGGCGACTCCGCTGACCTCGGTCGGCAGCGACGAGGTGATGTTTCACGGGAAACATCAGCCGGGCATCACCGAGGGCCTCCAGGCGCGCGGCCACCTCGTCGCCTTCGACCTGGCGGCGGGCGCCGGCCGCAAGGAGGCCGCCGCGCTGCTGCGCCGGTGGTCGCAGACGGCGAAACGGCTGATGGCGGGTGAGCCCAGCGGGTCCGACGACACGGATGTCGCCCGGGACGCCGGACCCTCCTCGCTGACGCTGACCTTCGGCTTCGGCCACAGCTTCTTCTCCCGCACCGGGCTGGAGAAGCAGCGGCCCGTCGCCCTCGACCCGCTCCCCGACTTCTCCTCCGACCAGCTCGACAAGGCCCGCAGCAACGGCGATCTGTGGGTGCAGATCGGCGCCGACGACGCCCTGGTCGCCTTCCACGCCCTGCGCGCGGTCCAGAAGGACGCGGGCGGGGCGGCGAGGGTGCGCTGGCAGATGAACGGCTTCAACCGCACACCGGGGGCCACGGCCCACCCGATGACGGCCCGCAACCTCATGGGCCAGCTGGACGGCACACGCAATCCGAAGCCCGACGAGTCCGACTTCGACCAGCGCGTCTTCGTCCCGGAGTCCGGCACGCCCGCGTGGATGGCGAACGGCTCCTATGCGGTCGTACGACGGATCCGGATGCTGCTGGACGACTGGGAGAAGCTGTCCCTCGGGACGCAGGAGGCCGTCATCGGGCGCCGCAAGGCGAACGGCGCGGCCCTGTCCGGGGGCACCGAGACGACCGCGATGGACCTGGAGAAGACGGACGCCAAGGGCGAGCTGCTCGTCCCGCTCAACGCGCACGCCCGGATCACCCGGCCCGACCAGAACGGGGGCGCGGCCATCCTGCGCCGCCCGTTCTCGTACCACGACGGCATCGACGCGGACGGGACACCCGACGCGGGGCTGCTGTTCGTCTGCTGGCAGGCGGACCCGTTGCGCGGCTTCGTCCCGTTGCAGCGCAAGCTCGACCGCGGGGACGCGCTCTCGCAGTACATCCGGCACGAGTCGAGCGGGCTGTTCGCGGTACCGGGCGGGGCTGCGGAGGGGGAGTACGTGGGGCAGCGGCTGCTGGAGGGGTGA
- a CDS encoding HAD family hydrolase, whose amino-acid sequence MSQAFPYRLIATDLDGTLLRSDESVSPRTRDALAAATAAGAAHIVVTGRGVPWTRHILDDLGYDGLAVCGQGAQVYDAGEHRLLTSVTLDRQLAGVALAKIEAEVGPLYLAASRDGLEGDVLVGPGYAVTGKLPSMPFTDASDLWAAPLNKIYIQHPELSDDELAEAAQRAAGGFVTVAMAGEGIVELLPLGLSKATGLSLAARRLGLKAADTIAFGDMPNDIPMFAWASYGVAMADAHEELKAVADEVTSSPEEDGIAVVLERLLG is encoded by the coding sequence GTGAGCCAGGCCTTTCCGTACCGGCTGATCGCGACCGACCTCGACGGCACCCTCCTTCGTTCCGACGAGTCGGTCTCCCCGCGCACCCGTGACGCGCTCGCCGCGGCCACCGCGGCGGGCGCCGCCCACATCGTCGTGACGGGACGCGGGGTGCCCTGGACCCGGCACATCCTCGACGACCTCGGCTACGACGGTCTCGCGGTCTGCGGCCAGGGTGCCCAGGTGTACGACGCCGGGGAGCACCGTCTGCTGACGTCGGTGACGCTGGACCGGCAGCTGGCGGGCGTGGCCCTCGCGAAGATCGAGGCGGAAGTCGGTCCGCTGTACCTGGCCGCGAGCCGTGACGGCCTCGAGGGAGACGTTCTGGTCGGGCCGGGCTACGCGGTGACGGGGAAGCTGCCCTCGATGCCGTTCACGGACGCGTCGGATCTGTGGGCCGCCCCGCTGAACAAGATCTACATACAGCATCCCGAGCTGTCGGACGACGAACTGGCCGAGGCGGCCCAGCGGGCCGCGGGCGGCTTCGTCACGGTCGCGATGGCGGGCGAGGGCATCGTGGAACTCCTCCCGCTGGGCCTGTCCAAGGCCACCGGCCTTTCCCTGGCCGCCCGTCGCCTGGGGCTGAAGGCCGCGGACACGATCGCCTTCGGCGACATGCCCAACGACATCCCGATGTTCGCCTGGGCCTCCTACGGCGTGGCGATGGCGGACGCGCACGAAGAGCTCAAGGCGGTGGCCGACGAGGTGACGTCCTCCCCCGAGGAGGACGGGATCGCGGTGGTGCTGGAGCGGTTGCTGGGCTGA